In a genomic window of Wyeomyia smithii strain HCP4-BCI-WySm-NY-G18 chromosome 1, ASM2978416v1, whole genome shotgun sequence:
- the LOC129717049 gene encoding uncharacterized protein LOC129717049, with amino-acid sequence MAEAGALPFDLLAIQSMARVAIRMLVKNHGNTDLPIVHRTSEMLVEPTGLPLPAISLRTRLTDRSWYNHKPDVRWEIKSIVKAGDPPEIVCPIVQEFLHNYGNHHRIVYTDGSKSNEGVGAGIYNENQMLSIGLPQQCSVFSAEAFAIKSAITSNANCNQLLILLDSASYLLAIETGKSQHPWIQDIENLMRNRRIQLCWIPGHAGIHGNEEADRLAGEAGRSNARLNIAIPGEDAVKSIKAENRHQWEIRWAQSTEVKLREIKSDTTKWPDCENTLDQRVLTRLRIGHTRLTHEFLLKKSSPPMCECCGTVIDVRHIILHCRKFDDARKKYKIESNSLRTALCNDSESEKQLMNYLKETNVYKKL; translated from the coding sequence ATGGCAGAAGCAGGAGCACTTCCGTTTGATTTACTAGCGATTCAAAGTATGGCCCGAGTAGCCATCCGTATGTTAGTGAAAAACCACGGTAATACAGATCTCCCAATCGTCCATAGAACATCTGAAATGCTAGTCGAGCCTACTGGGTTGCCACTACCAGCTATCAGTCTACGAACACGCCTCACAGACCGGTCGTGGTATAATCACAAACCTGACGTACGATGGGAAATCAAGAGCATTGTAAAAGCTGGTGACCCACCGGAAATAGTATGCCCGATCGTCCAAGAGTTTTTGCATAATTATGGTAATCACCATAGAATTGTATATACCGACGGATCAAAAAGTAACGAAGGAGTAGGAGCAGGAATATACAACGAAAATCAAATGTTGTCGATCGGACTACCGCAGCAATGCAGTGTGTTTTCAGCGGAGGCGTTTGCCATCAAGTCTGCAATCACCTCCAATGCCAACTGTAACCAACTTCTTATACTGTTAGATTCCGCCAGCTATTTACTGGCCATTGAAACTGGAAAATCCCAGCATCCGTGGATACAAGATATCGAAAATCTAATGCGAAATCGTAGAatacaattatgttggattCCTGGCCACGCCGGTATTCATGGCAATGAAGAAGCAGACCGTCTTGCTGGCGAAGCAGGTAGGAGTAACGCACGCCTAAACATCGCAATTCCAGGGGAAGATGCTGTTAAAAGTATAAAAGCAGAAAATCGTCATCAGTGGGAAATTCGATGGGCTCAATCAACGGAAGTTAAACTACGCGAAATCAAATCAGACACAACAAAATGGCCTGACTGTGAAAACACCCTCGACCAACGAGTACTTACTAGGCTACGTATCGGCCATACAAGGCTAACTCACGAATTCCTTCTGAAAAAATCATCTCCACCAATGTGTGAATGCTGCGGAACGGTCATAGACGTACGGCACATTATCCTGCATTGCAGGAAATTCGACGACGCacgaaagaaatacaaaatcGAATCGAACAGTTTACGGACTGCTTTGTGCAAcgatagtgaaagtgaaaaacaatTAATGAACTACCTCAAAGAAACAAATgtatacaaaaaactgtaa